The nucleotide window ATATTGTCCTCGGCCTGGCCATCCTGTTAACTCTATCCCAGGTTCCCGTAGATAATCCCTCCAGACCGGTTAAAAAACCGGAAGAAAGGTCACATATGCAGAAATGGGCTTTAGGAGTTTTGTTTTCGTACGTTTTGATGGTAAACGTCTTGCCACTTACGAACGACTTGATTTTCGCGGCTTCCTTAGGGTTATTGCTGCAGCTATTCACGCTACTGCCGGCAGGTTATAAGTTGATGCACCATTACGACATGTTGTTAGTAAAAGTTACCAGCTTTATTACTAAAGGGGGGAGGTGATCCGGATGAAGAGGCGCTTTTTATTTGCCCTGGTGGCTAACTTAGCGGTATTTGTCGCCCTGTTGGGTGTCCGGCCGACCAGCTGGCTGGCCTGGTACCAACCGGAAGCTCCTAGAGAATTTTTGAAGTAAATTACTAAAGGGGCCAGGAATAAAACCTGAGTCCCTTTAAAATTAGTCAAATACATTTACCGGCACCCCTGATTTCGTCTGGCAAAAACCGCATTATATCCACCAAAAACCGCATTGTATCCCAGAAAAAGATCGGATTGGGTATAATGGTGATAAAATGGAAGCAAGAAATGAAAAGGAGGGGTAATTTCATGGAGTATGTTACATAGACTGATGCATAAGTGCAAAACAGACAAGTGATATATATGGTAGTTAATCGAAAGTAAGTCTTTGTTTGGGGTAAATAATGAAAATGGACTTTTTAAAGAAAAAATCAGGAGGGATTTTTATGAAAAATTGTTTAAAAAAAGGGCTACCCATATTTTTGGTTATTATTCTTATAATGATGCTTTTTAGTAATTTAGCATTTGCAGCATATAAAACAAGTGAAGATCAAAAAACCACAATTATTATAAATAGCGACAAAGTACCATACACGGTTACAATAACTAACGGGGCACGTGAAGAATGGACCCAATATGATCGGTTTGATAATAGAATATACTATCATATAAGTGATGGTTTTGTTGTAGCGGGATTAAGTTTTCCTTTTGATATTTATGCGGATACTTCCACTTATATAAAATCTAATGGAGTTACCATGGGTACCATAGCAATGTATGAATGGGAACCACGTGATGTTTTAAAACCTCGTTGGGATTATCTATATTATGGTGGTGAAGTTTATAAAGATTTCTTTTTACCGATTGAAGGTTCTGTAATAGATGCAAGTGTATTTTATGGCTTTCAGGCTTTTGACGACGCTGGTTTACTGGGCGGCTGTCAGGACTATAACAATTTTAATTTATGGTAATATAATATAAAATATATGGGGGGTTCTAACTATGAAACTTGGAAAGTGGATTGCTTTGTTGGCATTAGTTTTAATATCAACATTTTCTATTATGACTACAATACATGCAGAAGAAGATGCTAAAATAAAAAGGGCTGAAGATATGGCTTTAGCTGATAAGGACGTAGAAAAAGCAGACAAAGTAGTAGCGTACGTAAATAATATCCCTATTACATCCGGAGAATATTTATCTTGTTATGCAAGTGCTCAATATAGTAACACTTTATTGCAGCAAGACGCTAATAAATTGGGGCCTCAAGGTAAGAAGATAGCAGAAAACGCAAGTAAATTATTTGCTAAATATCCACCTGAAACCAGAGCTTTAGCCCAAGTATTGGCAGATACCGCTATATATAGCGAAGCAATAAAAAAAGGTTTATTGAAAAGCGATCAAGAGGTAACAGAATATATACAATCTGTACGGAAAATGGAGGATTCATCTCCTGAATTAAAAAAAATTGTTCAAGTACTTGGTGAGGAACGTTATTGGAATGATTTATTGCCCAGATTAGTAAAAAAGAATTTGACTATAGGGGCCCTAAAAACTCAAATTATATTTGAGCAAAAAGATTGGACGCAATATAAATACGAGTTGGTAAAAAATGCTGAATTAAAAATTGTTGACACCAACTTAATAACCTCATCAAAAGAAGAGGTTTTGAAATACCTGCAAGAGAAGGAAGAAATATTTAATAGTCTTTTTTAGATACAAGGTCGATAAGGGATAACTGGCTTAACATATAAGGATCTGAGACAAAGATAAGTAAGGATGACCAAACCTCCACTTTCAGGAACACCAGAGATGCGGCAGGATTTTCTAGCAGCCGTTTAAAGTCTGGATAGCAAGAACAAGGAAAAATAAACAGAAAACAGCCCCTGGAATCACAGGGAGCTCGAACTAACTTCCCGACGCAGGATTATAATATCGCCACCGCGGTCGATGAGCCGGGCAGGGACGGTTTTGCCACCGGGCTCGATCACCAGGCAGTAACCGTCCCTTTCCCGGCAGATGGTACCGGCGGCGGTGAGTCTTTCCGCAAGCTCCCGGCGGCGCAGGAGGGCCTGTTCCCCTTCGGCCAGGCGCAGGGCCAGGGTATCCATCTTGAGGAGGCAGGGCAGGACCTGGTTGCCAGCAAGGAACAAGCGTGTACGGTAACACCCTTCCCGGTATGCCTCAAAACCCCTTACCTTACCCCCGACCACATAGCCCGTCCCGCCTTCATCCCGGCTGCGGGGGCGGCGCAGGCGCAAAGGTACCAGGACCATTTCCGGTCCCAGGACGACGGGAAAAGCATGACTTCTGCCCTGGGACCAGGCGGTCTGCTCCTGACGCCAGGAAACACCGAGGTGCGCTGCCAGGGACTTTAGAACCGTCTTCGTCCGGCGGCGGTCTAAAATTTTTGTCCCATCGTCCAGCCAGACCTCAGTGTAGTTGCCGCAGTCGTCACCCGTGCCGTAGACCGGCACCAAGCAGTTGAGCCTCTGCCACAAGCCCTCTTTAATCCAGTTGATTGCCAATAATGCCACCTCCTACCTGGTCTCCATTATATAAAACAAATGTTCGAAGATCAAGGCGGTTTTCAATCACGATTCGCGATAAGGACCTCACTCCGGTCCCGCCCTGTTTAAGGTTTGCACCAGGGCCTGGATGGCCGCCGTGAGATCATCGAGTTTTTTCTCGACGCGGACCAGTAAATATATCCTTCTGATATTATTTTGGAAAGGCTACAGGGTAGATTGATTAAGAAAACGAGAGGAATACAAAGGAAAAAATACTGCAGACATTTTATTTGTATCTTAACGATTATATGAACTCCTGTAGCTAATTTTTATGGTTTGATATGACAAACATGCTCGGTTTCCGGTTGAAACAAAGAGATGATCAGAACCAGGCATCGTTATTCTAGGATACCTATCACGAACAAATGACTATGGATATCCCACTTATACTTTTGACAGCAACTTGAGGGGATATATTGGGTTCATGTGAACTCTAACAGTAGAAAAATTCATATTGAGATGGTAAATCCTAAGGGATAGGTCTAACCATATCCCTTTTAGCTTTTTTTCTACCGCCCGGCGCGTTGTTGCCAGGCGGTTTTTTATTACCTTCCTGGCGATATGAACTAGCTGCGGAATCCCTATCTATGACAGGGAAATTTAGGTTTATGGCGAATAATGACATAAAAAACAGTATAGGGAAAACCGGTCAGAACGCGCTTTTTATTGACTACATAGCCTATATCCCTTTGTAGTATATGCAGGTGCGGTTGGTCTAAAAGTTCCGCCTGCCTCTTTACTGAGATTTCGGGGTGATGACGCTCCACCATTTCACGTCTTTTGACGGCGCTCGTTGAGTTCGGCAGATTTTTTTCAACCAATTGACCTCTATGGTCAACTGGCCTATTTGCTTGATCAGTTCCTCCTTCTCGGCTTCATACTGCTTTCTCATCTTTTCCAGTTCGCTGGCGCCGCGGGTGAAAAGGGAAGGGAGGTTCTCTATGGCCTCAGCCTTCCATCGGTGTAGTTGGGCGGGGTGGACTTCGTATTGAGCAGCGATCTCGGCTACTGTCTTCTCCCCACGGAGCATTTCCAACACGATGTTTGCATAAAGTTATAATTTTATTCACTTTTCCATGTTACCATTATAGCTTAATTTTTACTTTTTGTGTCTTAACCTATGGGTCCATTATAGGCGTCCGACCGACCAGTTGGCTGGCCTGGTACCAGCCAGAAGCTCCACGAGAAATTTCGTCTTGCAAAACCGCATTTTATCCCAATATTTCCTCATTATATCCCACAAATGGATCCGATTAGGAAAAGTGGTGGTAAAATAGAGGTAGCAAGAATAGGGAGGGGGAGATACCGTTGGATTAATTTAGAAGAATTATCACTAGCGTTGCATAAAAATTTTTAGCACAGTGCAAGGCAATATATGGAAGGCAGAATATGTTATATAATAACATTAATGGTGTATACAACCATGCATTTTCTTCCTTCACTGGCCAAAGGACTTAGGTTATCAGGGGTAGTCCTTATCCACATATTGCCATATAAAGTTGCTTAAAGAACTAAGGGGTCATAAGTTACGTCGTTTAAATAATCAGCTTCGCCAGCTAAAACTTGCTTTACTAAATCCTGATAGATGCCTTCATAGTCTATCTTGTGCCGCCCATAAGACCTTCGTTTGGGTTTACGGTGCAGGCTTTGGACGAAGAAGGTAAAGGGCTCATATAGACAGGTGCGGATTAAACGTTTAATAGTGAGAAATGGTCCTTGATAGCCGGCCTTTAATTGCAGCATAACCATCAGGCAGTAGGTTATTAGCGCTATGAAGAGCTGGTTTTCTACAGCCTGTTCGCTTTTACCATAAAAATGTTTCACCTGCAGGTGTTGTTTCATCCATTTGAAGAAGAGTTCTATCTGCCAGCGCTTACGATAAATCTCGCTTAATTCTTCCGCCGGTAACTCGAAATCATTGGTGACTATAATTACCGGTTGCCCTTGGGTATCTTCGGTTGTTATCAGCCGTAAAGGGTGCTTCATTTTGGTAACTCCATCTTTGCCAAGGTAAACAAGCTGTTCCTTTTTAACCTTGCTGTCAGGGTTTACCGGCAACTCGGCGATTATTTCTACCAGAGCATTACCCTTTAAGCGGCTGGCAAAGCGGACGCCTTCTTCACAGTATCTGTCAAACTTCTTGTAATCGACATAGCCGCGGTCAAAGACGTTTAAGGCTTCTTCTTCCTCTACTACGAGGGTATCCATCTGGGTTTTATCTGCCTTCCGGGCCGGGGTGACAATTGCTTTATCAGGTAGAACCTCTTCTTCACAGAACTTTAAGCGCAGGTGGAGTTTTATCCCGCTTTTAGTCCTGCGAAACTCGGCCCAGAGGTACTGGGTAAAACAGAGACTAATGATAGTGGAATCGATGAGGTAAATACGTCCTGCGGTATTTCTTAAGTTTTCAAAGCCGATTTCCCGGCCTATCCGGGTGGTGAGATGGCTGAATAATAGCCGGATGAATTGCGGCGATAAATCCCTTAAACGGCGCGCTATCTGGGAGAAACTGATACTCTCTAAATTGATAACCCGGCTAAATTGCGGGTCATTGAAGCTATTGCTGATATCCCGCAAGCCATTAAGTTGTTCCAGCTGAGCGAAGGCTATTAGTTTAATGAGTTGAAGGGAATTTAGCTTCTTAGCGTACTTATCGACCCCCATACCGGCGGTTAACTGCCAAAAATAGTCGTTAGAAACTGGAGCAAACAGTTGATGAAATGTGGATAATGTGGTATCCTTACCTTGCATTTGGGCCTCCTTATGTTAGAGGTTGGGGCAAGGACTACCCTCAATCTCTAGTATAAGGAGTTTTTTCTTGCAAGGCTAGGTTATTTCAGGAATTTGGCTGTTTTTTGGGCGTTATTTCCCTTGACAAGTTTATTTTTTCTTTATGCAACGCTAGTGAAGAATTATATAAAATGTAACCCCGGTGAAGGCAGAAAGTGGATGAACTAACAGCAAAAATGGTAAAAAAGCAAAAGGAGGGGGACAATGGATCGATGAAGTAGTTCTGATTGTGCATTATATGATAACCATAAAAACGTTCAGGAAGCTTGCCAAGGGAATTGGTCTTTTTGGAGGAGAAGAGAAAACACAAGGAATTAATCAGAGAAGCCCTAAGGAGCCTAATAGATAAGCATACGAAGAGAACTTTAACTACTGTTGCGTTCGCGCAGCAAAGTGAAGTTGCTGTAATAACAAAAAATAATGTTAAAGACATGTTAGAAAAGGCTAATAAAGGCGATCAAGCTGCCATTAAAGCACTTTCCAAATTCTCAATTTTTGACCCTAAGAAAGTTGCAGAAAAAGTTAATGGTGTACGAGTATACGCTGGCCAAACCAAAACCATTGATTTCGGAGACGGAAGTGCCATTACATTAGACTATCAGATAACTTCCGGTGGAACTCAAATCCCGGCCTATTATACATGGGAAGGCGATTACGTACATGCTATAGCAATGCATAAGTGGTTTCTTTTGGGAGTAGAAGTTGGAAGATACGAGTTACATTTCATTTATGATCCTAATGGCAACAATCCCATTCTCAAGGAAAAATGGGATATTGGGTCTGCTATTTATGGTAATCAGGTGAATCCGCTTGGAACAGATGTGTTAACCGATGTTGGCCCTTACGCAGTTGGTGTTACTGGTAGGGGTATTTGGTCAACAAATATGGGGGCAAGCCAAACAGTAAAAATAAACGCTTATGGATACTTTGATCCGTCTCTCAATTGGGCTGAAGAATGGATATATTATTAGTTTAACCTAACGGGTGTCTATATGCTAATGCCTCCAGAGGCACCATGGTATGCCGGTTTCTACAACTCCTTCCTTTTGCTAATTCCTATAGTGATTATAATTGTTTTTGGGATCTTATTAACGACGATTATTGTTTTATTGCTTAGATTGAAGAAAATGCAAGAAGAAATAACCATAAAATTGGACAGAATATCTAAAGAGGTTACGAACAGGATTAAGGAGAAATAACCCCTCACACTTAAAAGCAGTAAACCGACTGAACAACTTATGAATCGGGAAAAAATAGAGGGCGCTGTGCGTCTAGCTGACGAACAGCGCCTTGTAAAGGGAAAATTTTGTACTAAAGTGCGATTTCGTGAAAATTTAGCGGAGGGACTTTATGTGGTCTCTCCATTATAAGGAGGTATTTTTATTCGGCTAAGATTGAGGTAATGCTTTTAAAAGCATATTAAGTTTAGTTATATTGTTCTATCGAAGCCAAAATCTCTACGGAAGCTTACTGTTCTATCATGATTTTCATCATTACTTTCTTAATTCCATTATACCACCATTATTCCCAATTCGATTCTTCCGTGGGATATAATGTAGGTTTCGGCAGATAAAATGCGGCTTTTGCCAGAAGAAAACCGGCAACGTGTGAAGATAGGGTGATACCTTTTATACAGAAAAAGGGGAAAAGCATTTCAGGCATAAGTAAAAATGCCAGGTAAAACATATTCTTTATTGCTGCCGCCCGGTGCGTTGCTGCCGGGCTGGTCAAACTTTTACAGAAAATTATTCCCGGCTAAATGTTTTTCAGGTTGAACTTAAAGCAGGTCATTACTATCGAGCTTATTTAATAACTCAAGGTTATACTGTTATAAATGGTGTATTTAACTCTTATGAGCTTTCTACTAATAAATATAGTGATTGGTATCGCATACGGATAGACTTTTAATGTTTAGCTTAAAAAATTAACTTATGAAGGAGGGGGTATTTATCCCCCTAATTTTTTAAAGAAAACATATTAGATCTATTACCAAACTGGAAGGAACATGTAATCGGAAGAGCGAATCATGATGAGGATGGATAATTAGAGATAGACGATGGGCAAAAATGATGAGCGAGAAGTCCAATGAAGCAAGCTGTTCTACTATTCAACCTGGAAGAAGGGGTTACCTCTAACCACTTTTTAAGAGCAGTTAACAAAGGACCTCAGCTTCATCTATGAACTTACTCATTCGTTCTATAGCTGCACGAAGGCTTAGAGTGTCAACGCTTGGAAATTTCCAAGAACTAATGTAAAAATTTAAGATATAAGAGGTGAATTTAGTGGATATTTTTAGCATGCCACTTGTGTTTATAGGGATTTTAATCTGCCATAAATATAAATACAATAACCTTTATCGTTATGCCACAAGGTTTTTTATTTTACTTGCCGTTTCGCAAATATTTATTTTAGCTCCAAGTCTCCTATATTCAACTAAGCTTTCACTGAAAACCACTTTATTTATTATAAATGCTTTTCGTTACTCAGGCTATATTTTAATTATTATTGCCTATATAATGCTTGTTCTGAGTTTCTGGTGCTATAAAAACAATAGAGGCGATAAATCATGACATTATTAGTATATATTATAATCTCTATTATAGCCATTACAGGAATGTATGTTTGCTATGCACAGATTAAAAAGGACTTGATTTTTTGTTATGGAATATGGTTTTTTGCTCTGGTTGTATTTTATTACCTTATTAAG belongs to Moorella humiferrea and includes:
- a CDS encoding IS4 family transposase, whose amino-acid sequence is MQGKDTTLSTFHQLFAPVSNDYFWQLTAGMGVDKYAKKLNSLQLIKLIAFAQLEQLNGLRDISNSFNDPQFSRVINLESISFSQIARRLRDLSPQFIRLLFSHLTTRIGREIGFENLRNTAGRIYLIDSTIISLCFTQYLWAEFRRTKSGIKLHLRLKFCEEEVLPDKAIVTPARKADKTQMDTLVVEEEEALNVFDRGYVDYKKFDRYCEEGVRFASRLKGNALVEIIAELPVNPDSKVKKEQLVYLGKDGVTKMKHPLRLITTEDTQGQPVIIVTNDFELPAEELSEIYRKRWQIELFFKWMKQHLQVKHFYGKSEQAVENQLFIALITYCLMVMLQLKAGYQGPFLTIKRLIRTCLYEPFTFFVQSLHRKPKRRSYGRHKIDYEGIYQDLVKQVLAGEADYLNDVTYDPLVL
- a CDS encoding cyclic lactone autoinducer peptide; the protein is MKRRFLFALVANLAVFVALLGVRPTSWLAWYQPEAPREFLK
- a CDS encoding YvrJ family protein, producing the protein MRRIYLLVRVEKKLDDLTAAIQALVQTLNRAGPE